In Arthrobacter sp. B3I9, the following are encoded in one genomic region:
- the lspA gene encoding signal peptidase II, with protein sequence MTDAPTPDATTPVPVAHAKPRRALLLSIFAGLAVFAYVFDQLTKLWVTTTMVEGERIPVLPPLLHWYYIRNSGAAFSIGENVTWVFTIVMAAVSVAILLQLRKLGSAWWALALGLLLGGALGNLTDRLFREPSFAMGHVVDFIQLPNFAIFNIADSAVVSSVVIICLLTLRGISLDGSHHQKDLAAPKGQGPA encoded by the coding sequence ATGACTGACGCCCCAACCCCTGACGCCACAACACCCGTGCCGGTGGCGCACGCCAAGCCCCGCCGGGCGCTGCTGCTCTCGATTTTTGCCGGACTTGCCGTCTTTGCCTACGTCTTCGACCAGCTGACAAAGCTGTGGGTCACCACCACCATGGTCGAGGGGGAGCGGATCCCGGTCCTGCCGCCGCTGCTGCACTGGTACTACATCCGCAACTCCGGGGCCGCGTTCTCCATCGGTGAAAACGTCACGTGGGTCTTCACCATCGTCATGGCCGCCGTTTCGGTGGCGATCCTGCTCCAGCTGCGGAAGCTCGGCTCGGCCTGGTGGGCGCTGGCGCTGGGCCTGCTGCTGGGCGGAGCACTGGGAAACCTCACCGACCGGCTGTTCCGCGAGCCCTCGTTCGCGATGGGGCACGTGGTGGACTTCATCCAGCTGCCCAACTTCGCGATCTTCAACATTGCCGATTCCGCCGTCGTGTCTTCTGTGGTGATTATCTGCCTGCTGACGCTGCGGGGCATTTCCCTGGACGGCTCGCACCACCAGAAGGATCTCGCAGCACCAAAAGGACAGGGTCCAGCATGA
- the dnaE gene encoding DNA polymerase III subunit alpha — protein sequence MTSSNDSFVHLHNHTEYSMLDGAARLGELFDETERLGMPALATTDHGYLFGAFDFWKRATDKGIRPIIGVEAYVTPGTARTDKTRVRWGEENQRKDDISGGGSYTHMTLLSYNNVGMRNLFRASSIASLDSVFGKWPRLDRELLNTYSEGLIATTGCPSGEVQTRLRLGQYREALEAAAEFRDIFGAENYFCELMDHGLDIERRVTGDLLRLAKELNLPLVATNDLHYTHEHDAKAHEALLAIQSGSTLLEPTYDNGGSRFAFSGSGYYLKSPQEMRELFRDHPEACDNTLLIAERCDVSFNTGANYMPRFPCPEGEDETSWLVKEVDKGLRYRYPQGIPDKVRQQADYELEVITSMGFPGYFLVVADFINWAKNNGIRVGPGRGSGAGSMVAYAMRITDLDPLHHGLIFERFLNPDRVSMPDFDVDFDDRRRSEVIDYVTRKYGDERVAMIVTYGTIKTKQALKDSSRVLGYPFSMGETLTKALPPAVMAKDIPLADIQNKDSKRYSEAGDFRQLIATDPEAAKVFETALGIEGLKRQWGVHAAGVIMSSDPIIDVIPIMRRFQDGQVITQFDYPTSEGLGLIKMDFLGLRNLTIISDALENIKMNRGIDLDLESLALDDAASYELLARGDTLGVFQLDGGPMRSLLKLMKPDNFEDISAVLALYRPGPMGANAHTDYALRKNGIQEVIPIHPELEEPLAEILGGTYGLIVYQEQVMAVAQKLAGYTLGQADILRRAMGKKKKSELDKQFAGFSQGMQDNGYSMAAVKTLWDILLPFSDYAFNKAHSAAYGVISYWTAYLKAHYAPEYMAALLTSVGDDKDKSAIYLNECRRMGITVLPPDVNESALNFTPVGDDIRFGMGAIRNVGVNVVEAMVAAREKEGAYTSFKDYLMKVPAVVCNKRTIESLIKAGAFDSLNHHRRALAMVHEEAIDSVITLKRNEAIGQFDLFAGFDEAESESSLSIEIPDLPEWEKKDKLSFERDMLGLYVSDHPLQGLEGLLSQHADQSITSIIAEDGPHDGAIVTIAGMITSLSRRIAKASGNAYARAEIEDLGGSVEVMFFGQVYGPIASVLAEDLIVVVKGRLQRRDDGAVALNCMELSVPDLSEGLNGPLVITMPTHKATEAVVTELGDVLRTHRGKSEVRLHLQGDSRVEVMGLPVHLRVNPSPSLFGDLKVLLGPTCLDS from the coding sequence GTGACTTCCAGCAACGACTCGTTTGTCCATCTCCACAACCACACCGAGTACTCCATGCTGGACGGTGCCGCCCGGCTCGGCGAGCTCTTCGACGAAACCGAGCGGCTGGGCATGCCCGCCCTGGCAACGACGGACCACGGCTATCTCTTCGGGGCGTTCGACTTCTGGAAGCGGGCCACGGACAAGGGCATCAGGCCGATCATCGGCGTCGAGGCCTACGTCACGCCCGGAACCGCGCGCACGGACAAGACCAGGGTGCGCTGGGGCGAGGAAAACCAGCGCAAGGACGACATCTCCGGCGGCGGGTCCTACACGCACATGACCCTGCTCAGCTACAACAACGTCGGCATGCGGAACCTGTTCCGGGCCTCCTCCATCGCCTCCCTTGATTCGGTCTTCGGCAAGTGGCCCCGGCTGGACCGGGAACTGCTGAACACCTACTCCGAAGGCCTGATTGCCACCACCGGTTGCCCGTCCGGCGAGGTCCAGACAAGGCTCCGCCTGGGGCAGTACCGGGAAGCCTTGGAGGCCGCCGCCGAGTTCCGCGACATCTTCGGCGCGGAAAACTACTTCTGCGAACTCATGGACCACGGCCTGGACATCGAGCGGCGCGTCACAGGCGACCTGCTGCGCCTGGCCAAGGAACTGAACCTCCCGCTGGTGGCCACCAACGACCTGCACTACACGCACGAGCACGACGCCAAGGCGCACGAGGCCCTGCTGGCCATTCAGTCAGGCTCCACGCTGCTGGAACCCACCTACGACAACGGCGGTTCGCGCTTCGCGTTCTCCGGCAGCGGGTACTACCTGAAGTCGCCGCAGGAAATGCGGGAGCTGTTCCGCGACCACCCGGAGGCCTGCGACAACACGCTGCTGATCGCGGAGCGCTGCGACGTATCGTTCAACACCGGCGCGAACTACATGCCCCGGTTCCCCTGCCCCGAGGGCGAGGACGAAACCTCCTGGCTGGTCAAGGAAGTCGACAAGGGCCTCCGCTACCGCTATCCACAGGGCATCCCGGACAAGGTCCGCCAGCAGGCCGATTATGAGCTGGAGGTCATCACCTCCATGGGCTTCCCGGGCTACTTCCTGGTGGTGGCCGACTTCATCAACTGGGCCAAGAACAACGGCATTCGGGTGGGCCCGGGACGTGGCTCCGGCGCCGGTTCCATGGTGGCGTACGCGATGCGCATCACCGACCTGGATCCGCTGCACCACGGCCTGATCTTCGAGCGCTTCCTCAACCCGGACCGCGTCTCCATGCCTGACTTCGACGTCGACTTCGATGACCGGCGCCGGTCCGAAGTGATCGACTACGTGACACGCAAGTACGGCGACGAACGCGTCGCCATGATCGTCACCTACGGCACCATCAAGACCAAGCAGGCGCTCAAGGACTCCTCGCGCGTGCTGGGCTACCCGTTCAGCATGGGCGAGACGCTGACCAAGGCGCTGCCGCCGGCCGTGATGGCCAAGGACATTCCGCTGGCCGACATCCAGAACAAGGACTCCAAGCGCTACAGCGAGGCCGGGGACTTCCGGCAGCTGATTGCCACGGACCCGGAGGCCGCCAAGGTCTTCGAGACGGCGCTGGGCATTGAAGGCCTGAAGCGGCAATGGGGTGTCCACGCGGCCGGCGTCATCATGTCCTCGGACCCGATCATCGACGTCATCCCCATCATGCGCCGCTTCCAGGACGGCCAGGTCATCACGCAGTTCGACTATCCGACGTCCGAGGGCCTCGGCCTGATCAAGATGGACTTCCTCGGCCTGCGGAACCTCACGATCATTTCCGACGCCCTGGAAAACATCAAGATGAACCGCGGGATCGACCTGGACCTCGAATCCCTGGCCCTCGACGACGCCGCATCCTACGAGCTGCTGGCCCGCGGCGACACCCTCGGCGTGTTCCAGCTCGACGGCGGGCCGATGCGTTCCCTGCTCAAGCTCATGAAGCCTGACAACTTCGAAGACATCTCCGCCGTCCTGGCCCTCTACCGGCCGGGCCCCATGGGCGCCAACGCGCACACCGACTACGCGCTGCGCAAGAACGGCATCCAGGAGGTCATCCCGATCCACCCGGAGCTGGAGGAACCGCTCGCCGAGATCCTGGGCGGCACCTACGGGCTGATCGTGTACCAGGAGCAGGTCATGGCCGTGGCGCAGAAGCTTGCCGGCTATACCCTGGGCCAGGCCGACATCCTCCGCCGTGCCATGGGCAAGAAGAAGAAATCCGAGCTGGACAAGCAGTTCGCCGGATTCTCGCAGGGCATGCAGGACAACGGCTACTCGATGGCCGCCGTCAAGACCCTCTGGGACATCCTGCTGCCGTTCTCCGACTACGCGTTCAACAAGGCCCACTCGGCCGCGTACGGCGTGATCTCCTACTGGACCGCCTACCTGAAGGCGCACTACGCCCCGGAGTACATGGCCGCGCTGCTGACCAGCGTCGGTGACGACAAGGACAAGTCGGCGATCTACCTCAACGAATGCCGGCGCATGGGTATCACCGTGCTGCCGCCGGATGTCAACGAGTCGGCGCTGAACTTCACCCCGGTGGGCGATGACATCCGCTTCGGCATGGGCGCCATCCGCAACGTCGGTGTCAACGTCGTCGAGGCCATGGTGGCGGCGCGCGAGAAGGAAGGCGCGTACACGTCCTTCAAGGACTACCTGATGAAGGTGCCCGCGGTGGTCTGCAACAAGCGCACCATCGAATCCCTGATCAAGGCGGGGGCCTTTGATTCCCTGAACCACCACCGGCGCGCCCTGGCCATGGTCCATGAGGAGGCCATCGACTCCGTCATCACGCTCAAGCGCAATGAGGCGATCGGACAGTTCGACCTTTTCGCAGGGTTCGACGAAGCCGAATCCGAGTCATCCCTCAGCATCGAGATCCCCGACCTTCCCGAGTGGGAGAAGAAGGACAAGCTCTCGTTCGAACGCGACATGCTCGGCCTCTACGTCTCGGACCACCCGCTGCAGGGCCTCGAGGGACTCCTGAGCCAGCACGCGGACCAGTCCATCACCTCGATCATTGCCGAGGACGGCCCGCACGACGGCGCCATCGTCACCATCGCGGGCATGATCACCTCGCTGAGCCGGCGCATCGCGAAGGCCAGCGGCAACGCCTACGCCCGCGCTGAGATCGAGGACCTGGGCGGCTCCGTCGAGGTCATGTTCTTCGGGCAGGTCTACGGCCCCATCGCCTCGGTGCTGGCCGAGGACCTGATCGTGGTGGTCAAGGGCCGGCTGCAGCGCCGCGATGACGGCGCCGTGGCGTTGAACTGCATGGAACTCTCGGTCCCGGACCTGAGCGAGGGCCTGAACGGGCCTTTGGTGATCACCATGCCGACGCATAAGGCCACGGAGGCCGTGGTGACGGAACTCGGCGACGTGCTCAGGACGCACCGCGGCAAGTCGGAGGTCCGCCTGCACCTGCAGGGCGACTCCCGGGTGGAGGTGATGGGCCTGCCCGTGCACCTGCGGGTCAACCCGAGTCCCTCGCTGTTCGGCGACCTGAAGGTGCTCCTCGGCCCGACCTGCCTCGACAGCTGA
- a CDS encoding cell division protein SepF, with protein sequence MAGTLRKTMIYLGLADGEEHYESEHPKPHKDEDDSMEQDREERRAPAPVREVPREEPSAAEEEYRAPVTPIKRAASSREEHTGLRQITTIHPRSYNDAKLIGESFRDGIPVIMNVTDMGEADAKRLVDFSAGLVFGLRGSIERVTNKVFLLSPSYVEVIGDDKKVSETQASFFNQS encoded by the coding sequence ATGGCTGGCACTCTGCGCAAGACAATGATCTATCTTGGGCTCGCCGATGGCGAAGAACACTACGAGTCCGAGCACCCCAAACCGCATAAGGACGAGGACGATTCCATGGAGCAGGACCGCGAGGAGCGCCGTGCGCCGGCGCCAGTCCGCGAGGTCCCCCGGGAAGAGCCCTCCGCCGCCGAAGAGGAATATCGCGCACCTGTGACACCCATCAAGCGAGCGGCTTCGAGCCGCGAAGAACACACCGGGCTCCGGCAGATCACCACGATCCATCCGCGCTCCTACAACGACGCCAAGCTCATCGGTGAAAGCTTCCGTGACGGGATCCCCGTCATCATGAACGTCACGGACATGGGCGAGGCGGACGCCAAACGGCTGGTCGACTTCTCTGCCGGCCTGGTCTTCGGGCTCCGGGGCAGTATTGAACGCGTGACGAACAAGGTGTTCCTGCTGTCGCCGTCTTACGTTGAAGTGATCGGCGACGACAAGAAGGTCAGCGAGACCCAGGCCAGCTTCTTCAACCAGAGCTAG
- a CDS encoding YggT family protein, with amino-acid sequence MGIVFGLVYLALLFFFVALIVRLVFDWVQMFARSWRPRGVALVAAHAVYSVTDRPLKLLRRLIPPLRLGGMSLDLGFLLLFIAVSVAMSIAKGVVYAQPIAA; translated from the coding sequence ATGGGAATCGTTTTCGGACTTGTCTATCTCGCGCTGCTGTTCTTTTTCGTGGCCCTGATTGTCCGGCTTGTTTTTGACTGGGTCCAGATGTTCGCGCGGAGCTGGCGGCCGCGCGGCGTGGCTCTTGTGGCCGCGCATGCCGTATATTCCGTCACGGACAGGCCCCTTAAACTTCTCCGCCGGCTCATTCCGCCGCTGCGGCTCGGCGGGATGTCCCTGGACCTTGGCTTCCTGCTGCTGTTCATTGCGGTCTCGGTGGCGATGTCGATCGCGAAGGGCGTCGTGTACGCCCAGCCCATCGCCGCATAA
- the ftsZ gene encoding cell division protein FtsZ, with the protein MAAPQNYLAVIKVVGIGGGGVNAVNRMIEVGLRGVEFIAINTDAQALLMSDADVKLDVGRELTRGLGAGANPEVGKQAAEDHADEIEEVIRGADMVFVTAGEGGGTGTGGAPVVARIARSLGALTIGVVTRPFTFEGRRRAGSAEAGIDALRDEVDTLIVIPNDRLLSISDRNVSVLDAFRSADQVLLSGVQGITDLITTPGLINLDFADVKSVMQGAGSALMGIGSARGEDRAVKAAELAIASPLLEASIDGAHGVLLSIQGGSDLGLFEINEAARLVQEVAHPEANIIFGAVIDDALGDEARVTVIAAGFDDVKATSPSMDQSLPQAAPQRPAAPAPAPAQAPASARVQPLPATVGVSGLGGWGQQRPSAVPADAGFDVDLPSVVEPDLSGRHTDDLDVPDFLK; encoded by the coding sequence GTGGCAGCTCCGCAGAATTACTTGGCCGTCATCAAGGTCGTCGGCATCGGCGGCGGTGGCGTGAACGCAGTCAACCGCATGATCGAAGTCGGCCTCCGCGGCGTCGAATTCATCGCCATCAACACCGATGCGCAGGCATTGCTGATGAGCGACGCAGACGTCAAGCTCGACGTCGGCCGCGAGCTGACCCGCGGGCTGGGCGCCGGTGCGAATCCTGAGGTCGGCAAGCAGGCTGCCGAGGACCACGCCGACGAGATCGAAGAGGTAATCCGCGGCGCGGACATGGTCTTCGTGACGGCCGGCGAAGGCGGCGGCACCGGAACCGGCGGCGCACCCGTCGTGGCCCGCATCGCCCGCTCCCTCGGCGCGCTGACCATCGGCGTCGTCACCCGTCCCTTCACCTTTGAAGGCCGCCGCCGCGCCGGCTCGGCAGAGGCCGGCATCGACGCCCTCCGCGATGAAGTCGATACCCTGATCGTCATCCCGAACGACCGGCTGCTCTCCATCAGCGACCGCAACGTGTCCGTCCTTGACGCGTTCCGTTCGGCCGACCAGGTCCTGCTGTCCGGCGTCCAGGGCATCACCGACCTGATCACCACCCCCGGCCTGATCAACCTGGACTTTGCCGACGTCAAGTCGGTCATGCAGGGCGCCGGTTCGGCGCTCATGGGCATTGGCTCGGCACGCGGCGAAGACCGCGCCGTCAAGGCCGCGGAGCTCGCCATCGCCTCGCCCCTGCTTGAAGCCTCCATCGACGGTGCCCACGGCGTCCTGCTGTCCATCCAGGGCGGCTCGGACCTCGGCCTGTTCGAGATCAACGAAGCAGCCCGCTTGGTCCAGGAGGTTGCCCACCCGGAGGCCAACATCATCTTCGGCGCCGTCATCGACGACGCCCTCGGCGACGAAGCCCGCGTCACAGTCATCGCCGCCGGCTTCGACGACGTCAAGGCCACCTCGCCGTCCATGGACCAGTCCCTCCCGCAGGCCGCCCCGCAGCGGCCCGCAGCACCGGCACCGGCGCCTGCGCAGGCACCCGCCTCGGCGCGCGTCCAGCCGCTGCCCGCCACGGTCGGTGTTTCCGGCCTCGGCGGCTGGGGCCAGCAGCGCCCCTCCGCCGTTCCGGCAGACGCCGGCTTCGACGTCGACCTGCCCTCGGTCGTGGAACCGGACCTGTCCGGCCGCCACACGGATGACCTGGACGTCCCCGACTTCCTCAAGTAG
- a CDS encoding RluA family pseudouridine synthase, which yields MAVDSAAPRHFEVPADLAGTRVDAGLARLMDISRSQAAALIAEGAVSCNGKAVGKSLKLSPGAVLDVVVPERRDPLEVVEEVVEGLNILLDDDEFVVIDKPVGVAAHPSPGWVGPTVVGGLAGAGYRISTSGSPERAGIVHRLDVGTSGVMVVAKTENAYTVLKRAFKERTVDKVYHAVVQGLPDPLAGTIDAPIGRHPAHDWRFAVIEDGRDSVTHYEVLEAFGKASLVEVHLETGRTHQIRVHFAALRHPCAGDLTYGADPRLAATLGLTRQWLHARQLSFDHPRTGERVTVTSKYPQDLSYALEVLGSGQA from the coding sequence ATGGCGGTCGACTCCGCGGCGCCCCGGCACTTCGAAGTTCCGGCCGATCTCGCCGGCACCCGGGTGGATGCCGGGCTGGCCCGGCTGATGGACATTTCGCGCTCCCAGGCCGCAGCACTCATCGCCGAAGGAGCGGTCAGCTGCAACGGCAAGGCCGTCGGCAAGTCCCTCAAGCTCAGTCCCGGCGCCGTCCTCGACGTCGTCGTCCCGGAACGGCGGGACCCCCTGGAAGTCGTGGAGGAAGTCGTGGAAGGCCTGAACATCCTGCTGGACGATGACGAGTTCGTCGTCATAGACAAACCGGTCGGCGTGGCAGCCCACCCGTCACCCGGCTGGGTGGGACCGACCGTAGTCGGCGGCCTCGCCGGCGCCGGATACCGGATCTCGACCTCCGGGTCCCCGGAGCGTGCCGGCATCGTGCACCGGCTCGACGTCGGAACGTCCGGCGTGATGGTGGTGGCCAAGACCGAGAACGCCTACACCGTACTGAAGCGCGCTTTTAAGGAACGGACGGTGGACAAGGTCTACCACGCCGTCGTCCAGGGCCTTCCGGACCCGCTGGCGGGCACGATCGACGCGCCGATCGGCCGGCACCCGGCGCACGACTGGCGGTTCGCCGTCATCGAGGACGGGCGCGACTCGGTCACCCACTACGAGGTCCTCGAAGCTTTCGGCAAGGCCTCCCTCGTTGAGGTGCACCTGGAGACGGGGCGCACCCACCAGATCCGGGTCCACTTCGCCGCCCTCCGGCACCCCTGCGCGGGGGACCTGACCTACGGGGCCGATCCGCGGCTCGCCGCCACGCTGGGCCTGACCCGGCAGTGGCTGCACGCCCGGCAGTTGTCCTTCGACCATCCCCGGACGGGGGAGCGGGTCACCGTGACCAGCAAATACCCGCAGGACCTGAGCTACGCGCTGGAAGTCCTCGGCTCCGGCCAGGCCTGA
- a CDS encoding polyphenol oxidase family protein has translation MWGFECFRGAAEVRPGVWVAFTNAAAGNLALHVGDDPEDVRRRRRELDQAAGLGARGFQYMNQVHGNEVATVAPGAAAVAGGPPSGPPPGPPPTADALVSRGAALAVMVADCVPVVLVGADPGGGPVLGVVHAGRPGVASGVVPAAVARMRSLGAGGISAWIGPSVCGRCYEVPAAMRAEVGALVPATWCETSQGTPGLDLPAGVRQQLEAHGVPVAYSGGCTLEDDRLFSYRRDPSTGRFAGLVWAGVENGNEADAGG, from the coding sequence ATGTGGGGTTTTGAGTGTTTTCGTGGCGCGGCAGAAGTGCGGCCCGGCGTCTGGGTGGCCTTCACCAACGCCGCCGCCGGCAACCTGGCGCTCCATGTCGGCGACGATCCGGAGGACGTCCGGCGCCGCCGCCGTGAGCTGGACCAGGCCGCCGGCCTTGGCGCCCGCGGCTTCCAATACATGAACCAGGTCCACGGCAACGAGGTTGCCACCGTCGCGCCCGGCGCGGCTGCCGTGGCGGGTGGCCCTCCGTCTGGTCCTCCGCCTGGTCCTCCGCCTACGGCGGATGCCCTGGTGTCCCGCGGTGCCGCCCTGGCGGTGATGGTTGCGGACTGCGTGCCCGTGGTTTTGGTGGGCGCCGACCCCGGGGGAGGACCCGTGCTTGGCGTCGTGCACGCGGGCCGGCCCGGCGTCGCTTCCGGCGTGGTCCCTGCCGCGGTGGCTCGCATGCGCAGCCTGGGTGCTGGAGGGATCAGCGCATGGATCGGACCGTCCGTCTGCGGGCGGTGCTATGAGGTGCCGGCGGCTATGCGCGCTGAGGTGGGAGCCCTTGTCCCCGCCACCTGGTGTGAAACCTCCCAGGGAACGCCCGGACTCGACCTGCCGGCCGGGGTCCGCCAGCAATTGGAAGCCCACGGCGTGCCGGTGGCCTACTCCGGCGGCTGCACCCTCGAGGACGACCGGTTGTTCTCCTACCGCCGCGACCCCTCCACCGGACGGTTCGCCGGCCTGGTCTGGGCCGGGGTGGAAAACGGAAATGAGGCGGACGCCGGTGGCTGA
- a CDS encoding YggS family pyridoxal phosphate-dependent enzyme: protein MRRTPVAEQHDPRLAQLEERLTAVQRRIESAVAAAGRHDTPPQLIVVTKFHPAEDIRRLAALGITDVGENRDQEAADKAAGLGALGLRWHFIGQLQSNKAKSVVKYASAVHSVDRPQLAGALAKAMAAEQGRAGRGPLDCFIQVSLEDDADGHRGGALPVDVPALAERLADSEGLRLAGVMAVAPLGADPVPAFEKLAGISARLTAQFPDATGISAGMSQDLEAAVRSGATHLRIGSDILGPRPALR, encoded by the coding sequence ATGAGGCGGACGCCGGTGGCTGAGCAACACGATCCCCGGCTGGCGCAGCTCGAGGAGCGCCTTACCGCCGTCCAACGCCGGATCGAGAGTGCTGTCGCGGCAGCGGGGCGGCACGATACGCCGCCGCAGCTGATAGTCGTGACCAAGTTCCACCCGGCTGAGGACATCCGGCGGCTGGCAGCCCTGGGAATAACCGACGTCGGGGAAAACCGGGACCAGGAGGCCGCGGACAAGGCGGCCGGTCTCGGCGCGCTGGGGCTCCGCTGGCACTTCATCGGCCAGCTGCAGAGCAATAAGGCCAAGTCCGTCGTGAAGTACGCTTCCGCCGTGCACTCTGTGGACCGCCCGCAGCTGGCGGGCGCCCTCGCGAAGGCCATGGCCGCCGAACAGGGGCGCGCCGGACGCGGCCCCCTGGACTGCTTCATCCAGGTCAGCCTTGAGGACGACGCCGACGGCCACCGGGGCGGCGCGCTTCCCGTGGACGTGCCCGCACTGGCGGAGCGGCTGGCGGACTCCGAGGGGCTGCGGCTGGCTGGAGTGATGGCGGTGGCTCCGCTGGGTGCGGACCCCGTTCCCGCATTCGAGAAGCTCGCAGGGATCTCTGCCCGGCTGACAGCGCAGTTCCCGGACGCCACCGGCATTTCCGCCGGCATGAGCCAGGACCTCGAAGCGGCGGTCCGGTCCGGTGCGACACACCTTCGGATTGGGTCCGATATTCTCGGTCCGCGTCCGGCCTTGCGGTAG
- a CDS encoding DivIVA domain-containing protein produces the protein MALTPEDVVNKRFQPTKFREGYDQDEVDDFLDEIVVELRRLNQENDELRKKLAESGAGTPASSTAAAPVVEKVPAPVPAAKDKEDRAKAEGEAKTAEAAKKKEAEPAPAAAPAPAPVAATPASESAAGLLAMAQQMHDKHIADGEQQRDKIIAEAQIEASSLVNDAQEKSRKILGALEQQRSVLERKVEQLRGFERDYRSRLKAYIEGQLRDLDARGSVAAPEVEPAT, from the coding sequence ATGGCTTTGACGCCAGAAGACGTTGTCAACAAGCGCTTTCAGCCGACCAAGTTCCGCGAAGGCTACGACCAGGACGAAGTGGATGACTTCCTGGACGAGATCGTCGTCGAACTGCGACGCCTGAACCAGGAGAACGACGAGCTGCGCAAGAAGCTCGCCGAATCCGGCGCCGGCACGCCTGCCAGCTCCACTGCCGCTGCCCCCGTGGTCGAAAAGGTGCCGGCCCCCGTCCCGGCCGCCAAGGACAAGGAAGACCGCGCCAAGGCCGAAGGCGAGGCAAAGACCGCCGAAGCCGCAAAGAAGAAGGAAGCCGAGCCCGCTCCTGCCGCGGCACCGGCCCCCGCGCCCGTCGCCGCCACCCCGGCCTCGGAGTCCGCAGCCGGCCTGCTCGCCATGGCGCAGCAGATGCACGACAAGCACATCGCCGACGGCGAGCAGCAGCGCGACAAGATCATTGCCGAGGCGCAGATCGAGGCCAGCAGCCTCGTCAACGATGCCCAGGAAAAGTCCCGCAAGATCCTCGGTGCCCTCGAGCAGCAGCGCTCCGTGCTGGAACGCAAGGTCGAACAACTCCGCGGCTTCGAGCGGGACTACCGCTCCCGCCTGAAGGCCTACATCGAAGGCCAGCTGCGCGACCTGGACGCCCGCGGTTCCGTCGCGGCCCCCGAGGTCGAACCGGCCACCTAG
- a CDS encoding cell division protein FtsQ/DivIB — MPSTRRPTYKAGARRPPDGPNRADGPNRADGTPADVISASKAATGPGVRSAAPRAPEQDNILSFPEPKAKRRKRIVLGTIGIITAVVAAMIVVAVYTPVLALRTVTVEGTRLLSAEQVQAALAPLKGKPLPQISDADVSALLQPLVQVKHVTAEARPPGTLAVHITERVPVAKLKQGEGLQLVDVEGTPLSATSDDASVALPVIDAGAGVLAPEVFHTVTAVLGALPADVLAKLSDASAKSADAVELKLVDGQTIIWGNAGEKELKARVLAALLKVPADPKNPVRIYDVSVPRHPVTR, encoded by the coding sequence GTGCCTAGCACCCGGCGCCCCACGTACAAGGCCGGCGCCCGCAGGCCGCCGGACGGGCCGAACCGTGCTGACGGCCCGAACCGTGCCGACGGGACGCCGGCCGATGTCATTTCCGCGTCCAAGGCCGCTACCGGGCCCGGCGTCCGTTCCGCCGCCCCCCGCGCTCCGGAGCAGGACAACATCCTGTCCTTTCCCGAGCCCAAGGCCAAGCGACGGAAAAGAATCGTGCTGGGCACCATCGGGATCATCACGGCGGTCGTTGCGGCGATGATCGTGGTGGCGGTCTACACGCCGGTCCTCGCCCTGCGCACCGTCACCGTGGAGGGCACCAGACTGCTGAGCGCGGAGCAGGTGCAGGCCGCCCTGGCGCCGCTGAAGGGCAAACCCCTGCCGCAGATCAGCGACGCGGACGTCTCGGCCCTGCTCCAGCCGCTGGTGCAGGTAAAGCACGTCACCGCCGAGGCGCGGCCGCCCGGCACGCTGGCGGTCCACATCACCGAGCGTGTCCCCGTGGCCAAGCTCAAGCAGGGTGAGGGACTGCAACTGGTGGACGTCGAAGGCACCCCGCTCAGCGCCACCAGTGACGACGCGTCGGTGGCACTTCCGGTCATTGACGCCGGGGCGGGTGTCCTGGCGCCGGAGGTCTTCCACACCGTCACCGCGGTCCTGGGCGCCCTGCCCGCGGACGTGCTCGCCAAGCTGTCTGATGCCTCGGCAAAGTCCGCTGACGCCGTCGAACTCAAGCTCGTCGACGGGCAGACGATCATCTGGGGCAACGCGGGGGAGAAGGAACTCAAGGCGCGGGTCCTTGCCGCCCTCCTCAAGGTTCCCGCGGACCCGAAAAACCCGGTGCGGATCTACGATGTCAGCGTGCCCCGGCACCCGGTCACCCGGTAG